One segment of Erigeron canadensis isolate Cc75 chromosome 2, C_canadensis_v1, whole genome shotgun sequence DNA contains the following:
- the LOC122590076 gene encoding epoxide hydrolase A-like: METLEHRTVRLNGINMHVAEKGDGPVVLFLHGFPELWYTWRHQILAIADHGYHAIAPDLRGYGDTDAPPLATSYTCFHMVGDLLALIDSMGIEAVYLVATDWGAMIGWYLCMFRPDKVKAYVCMSVAYCPRSPKMKPVEALRAFFGEDYYICRFQDPGVMEEEIKSYGTRHVLKSILTETRPGPLRLPKSEPFGSKSPNTGPQLPPWLSEEDIDYNVKKFDQKGFTGPLNYYRALDLNWELTAAWTGTQIKVPVIYVVGNKDLVYTTPGAKTYIHGNGFKTDVPLLQQIVVLEGVGHFLNQEKPDKINDIILDFIRKF, from the exons ATGGAAACACTCGAGCATAGAACGGTGAGATTGAACGGAATAAACATGCATGTAGCGGAGAAGGGTGATGGACCTGTAGTCCTTTTCCTACATGGCTTTCCGGAGCTATGGTACACTTGGCGCCACCAGATACTAGCCATAGCTGATCATGGTTACCATGCAATTGCGCCGGACCTACGTGGTTACGGTGACACCGACGCACCACCTTTGGCCACAAGCTATACTTGCTTCCATATGGTTGGAGACCTTCTGGCTCTCATAGACTCGATGGGTATAGAGGCGGTTTATCTTGTGGCGACCGATTGGGGAGCGATGATAGGGTGGTATTTGTGTATGTTTAGGCCTGATAAAGTAAAGGCGTACGTGTGTATGTCTGTTGCATATTGTCCAAGGTCACCTAAGATGAAACCGGTTGAAGCTTTGCGAGCTTTCTTTGGTGAAGATTACTATATTTGCAGATTTCAG GATCCTGGAGTGATGGAAGAGGAGATAAAAAGCTATGGAACAAGGCATGTTCTCAAAAGCATTCTTACTGAAACCAGACCTGGGCCTCTTCGCTTACCTAAGTCTGAACCTTTCGGTTCTAAATCGCCGAATACTGGTCCTCAGTTACCACCTTGGTTATCCGAGGAAGATATTGATTACAATGTTAAAAAGTTCGACCAAAAAGGGTTCACTGGACCATTGAACTATTATCGGGCTTTAGACCT GAACTGGGAACTTACTGCAGCATGGACGGGAACACAAATAAAAGTACCAGTGATATATGTAGTAGGAAATAAGGATTTGGTGTATACTACACCGGGGGCCAAGACATATATACATGGAAATGGGTTCAAGACGGATGTTCCTCTgcttcaacagattgttgtaTTAGAAGGTGTTGGTCACTTCCTTAACCAAGAGAAACCTGACAAAATCAACGATATTATTCTCGATTTCATTAGAAAGTTTTAA
- the LOC122588646 gene encoding probable adenylate kinase 7, mitochondrial, whose protein sequence is MAAVVCRLRAALRSGQISRRMYGSAAQLQYDYEEDYNHYDSQSEMEDSLGSVSGRGVQWVVIGDPFTNRQIYAEKLSRLLKVPHISMGTLVRQELHPRSSLYKKIADAVNQGKLVPEEVIFGLLSKRLEEGFYRGETGFILDGIPRSRMQAEILDQVVDIDLVLNFKCTEESLQKKLTGYQACGSYQDILSGRNLMNKQLEDYYKKQQKLLNFNVAGAPGETWQGLLAALHLQHVNALSSTQKLSI, encoded by the exons ATGGCCGCCGTGGTGTGTCGTCTGAGAGCAGCACTCCGATCAGGACAAATCAGCCGCCGGATGTACGGATCTGCGGCTCAGCTGCAGTACGATTACGAAGAGGATTATAATCACTATGATAGCCAATCAGAAATGGAGGATTCTTTAGGGTCGGTTTCGGGTCGGGGCGTACAGTGGGTTGTAATTGGGGATCCGTTTACAAATAGACAAATTTATGCTGAAAAGCTTTCAAGGCTTCTTAAAGTACCACATATTTCCATGGGTACACTTGTTCGTCAAGAATTGCATCCTCGTTCTTCTTTATACAAAAag ATTGCGGATGCTGTGAATCAAGGCAAGCTTGTGCCGGAGGAAGTGATATTTGGTTTGTTATCGAAGAGGCTGGAAGAAGGTTTCTACAGGGGTGAAACCGGGTTCATTTTAGATGGAATTCCTCGATCAAGAATGCAAGCC GAGATTCTTGATCAAGTTGTGGATATAGACTTGGTTTTAAATTTCAAATGCACGGAAGAGTCTTTGCAGAAGAAGCTTACGGGATATCAGGCTTGTGGTTCTTACCAAGATATTCTTAGTGGGCGCAACTTGATG AACAAACAATTAGAGGATTACTATAAGAAACAACAAAAACTTCTAAACTTCAATGTGGCTGGTGCACCTGGAGAGACATGGCAGGGACTTTTGGCCGCCCTTCATCTTCAGCATGTGAATGCTCTCAGCTCTACACAGAAGTTGAGTATATAA